CTATCTCTGCGTTAACGAAGATAAGAAACTTTTAGTACCCAATcaataaaaattagcaattttcatAGTGAAACGAAGAgcatgaaagagagagaacctTCGCCGGAGCTTCGGCAATCCGATAAGAATCAGCCGTCGTCCCCACCAACCACATCCCAGGaaaaacattctaaaaaatcaacaaagaaaaaagaaaagaaaagaaaaaacctcaGTCTCTCAGCCGCCACACCAAAGCCTAAGcgcataaactaaaaataatcattaaaataaaaataaaaaacacagagagagagagagagttattaCGTCGAGCTGTTTCTGGACGTTCTTGGGGCGCTTCCGGGGCCGGCGAGCGGGCCTGGAGCCAGTCATGACGAAAATGTCCTCCTCGATCTCCTCCTTGGAAAGCGCGACCCAGAACTTCCTCTTCTCCGTGCTCTGCGACTCTGTCGCGATCCCCCTCAGCCGCAGCGACTTCGGCTGCGCGTTCTCGCTCTGCTGCTGCAGCTGAACCCCCGGTATCGCCATCACCGCACCAACCGCCCTCTCCGCCCGGATCTCCATCATCCCGCTCCTCTGCACGGCCTTCCTCGGCCTCAAATTCCACGGCTTCTGCGCTTCCGCTTCCTCCTCCTCCGCGGCCTCCCGCTTCCTCTCTCCGCCGTCGTCGGCTTCCGCGGAGCCGCTCTCTCCTCGCTCGGGCTTCTGAGGCCGGTCGGATACGGAGCAGGGAGAGAACCCGAACCGGTTGCCCGCGGACCGGGATCCGACCCGCGGTGGCGGCGGGTCGGAGTCGTGGTAGTCAGAGTCAGGCTCGGATGACACCGGCGACACGGTTCGGCGGCAGCGGCTGGTGGTGTTGGTGTGGCTCTTGCCTCCCCATTTCAAGAACGGCAGCGAGAAGTTGTGCAGTGGCTGAGACTTCACCGGTGCCGTAGCCATTGCATACacctacacacacacacacgaaaCAACCGTATATATCACTTCCTTCCCTTCCTCTCTGCAAAGCCAGCAAGGTTGTCAGACGAAGAGGGAGACAAAAACCCTAGCTCtctcagagagagagataggtGGTGTTGTTTGTGGAGAAGAGGAGAGgtgttttagagagagagagagagagagagagggagggagagaatgAGGTTTTTGAGTGTATGTAGAATAGTATAGCCCGGGCCACACTCTATATACAAAGGAGCAGGTGTTGCCGTCTGGGTTCTATTCTACCATTCTACGTACGGTTTCCTCCTTTTTACCAGATTTGCCCTAACTTCCTTCCTTATTTCCATCCCTGTCCTTCTGCGGCCACAGTAAACACGGTGACTGAGCCTTCAAACGGGCTTGCCCTTCTGCGCGTTCGTCCGGACTAATAATAGTTGTCATAATAAAAAGCCTTTACATTTTAGATTGTAATGGTacagaattttattttattttttgatttaactcaaaaatttatttagttttaaaaaaataatttccatttttaaatttgataaattgtTTTTCGAGTTtactccgtttacttcgacgtaaaatggtttccttcgtaaaatattttcaggaaagccattttccctaaaaacattttacggcgtttaccttgcacacggaaaataatttttttttaatatcttttttttatatatattttctccaaTAAGGTCCCGCCGGGACCTGCACTGGACTTGTTCGAGATCCCGCATGGATTTACTCAGGAGCCTGCCGGAACTTAATTGGGATTTGTCTGGGACCCCGTTGGGACCTACCCGAGACTTGACCTGGACCCTCCCAGGACCCcgttgggacttgaccggaGCCCGCCCGGGATCCGcgtgggacttgaccgggacccgcccaggatttgctcaggacttgactgggaccccgacgggacttgaccgggacccaacCGGacaagtcccaggcaggtcttgggcaggtccgatcaagtctcgggcgggtcccgacGGGGTCCCAAGCAAGTCTTGGGCGAGTCTCGATCAAGTTCTAGCAGGTCCCAGTTAGGTCTCGGGTAGgttcggtcaagtcccgagcgggtcttgGTTAAGTCCAGGGCAGGTCCCAggtgggtcccgggcaagtcccactggggtctcgagcgggtcccgatcaagtcttgGGAAGGTCCCGATCAGGTTCCGAGCAAATCCTggttaggtcccgggcaggtcccgggcgagtcccgatcaagtctcgagcaggtcccgggcgagtctcgggcaggtcccgagcgggtctcaggcaggtcccgatcaagtctcgggAGGGTTCCGgtcaggtcctgggcgggtTCCGGGCAAGTCCCGGCGAGGTTCTAAGCgagtcttggcaaggtccattgatttaagaatgagatgctcatagtcggaaaatggtttacagttttaaaaaaccgtaaaccatttttcaacaattaaagaagaattttcggtcaaaaagaaaatatttttcgttgaccactattttacgtcgaagtaaacaccgtaaaatacaaaaattattttatagaaaccattttacatcgaagtaaacggagcctaagtttCTCATTTTCAAACAGCTGGACGTCCATTAGAGATTGCCACAAGTAGCCAATTTTCATTATCACTCATTTTTTGTATAAGCCATAATGATTTTGTTGAAATCTTTTACCCGCTGTTCGATTAATATATTGTGTCCTTGTATAAGATAAAACCGtcattgaaattttatatataaagttgtgTTAATCattagttaattattattagattgtTTGACTTAATTACATCAAttaatatttatgaatttataaaaattaaatttatcaactttataattgtaaaaaataatatacaattttttttttatcataaaataaattatttataatatattttagaacACTAGGTACAAGCAATtgagaaaactttacaaaactcCCATGCACTTTGATTAAAAAGTCTAATAaagaattaatttaaaaaaaaaatgaaaaaaagagaaagaaaacccaAGGGATGGCCGAGCTACCCCCTTGGCCAAATCGGGGTAATTTGGCCACTTCATTCGGCATATCTGGAGTGTCTAAACCACCCTTAGCCATTTgggggtgattcggccacctttttattttttatttttatttttttatatatatatatatatatatttgaatttaagagaaatttcaaaaaatctcaaaaacttCCACTCGTTTTGGCAtcatctcaaaagtttaaaaatttctaattaagggtattgaattttcaatttctttcaaatacCCAATTCCgttaaatattgtcaaatttcctaaaatacccatattttttattaaaaaaaaatattgcaaagatgttgcaaaaatattgaaaatatttcttgtataaaaaaaataaatgcttgaatcttaataatttttattttatttttttataataaaaaatataattattttgaaaattttgacaaaatttaaagtaaaattataaaaaaataagataattaaaagaaattgaaagtttgatacttttaattaaaagtttttaagcTTCGAGTGGGTACTTTCAAAACACGTAAAGATTCAATGAAAGTTTtgtactttctctctcttgcttccgctcaATATTCacgcatcatcattattttcacatggtattagagctattTCAACGTATAAGAATATTTTCgtcttataaaaaatttgttaggaTTATTTTTTCCTTCACGGGCCTTGAGGGAgatattaacattttttaaaaaattttaaaaagacagcacaattaataatttgagagacattaacaataaaataataatttaaaaagaatacgTGTACTTCCccaaaaaatggttttacaCCAAATCCTATTTTATATgatgggagggagggagagggttGAAAGTTGAAACGTGTGGTTTAGAATTTGATTAAACTAATCAAGGTAGCCGAGATACTTTTCTGATTGTAATCTTGTGACACGGTGGAATGTCCATTATCCACGTAGATATTCCAAATTTGACTGCTTCTTCCTGGCTGCATATCCAACGCGGCAAGACCATGGAATTGGAAACCAAAGGGCGTGCTCTGAATGCCAAggcagcaaattttttttttaatattttaataaaaaaaaaaaattgccggcgtgctatttatcttcacccctatttatttatttaaatcaacattaaaatatttttactttttacgttaagaataaatgtaaaattgatcTTTATGAttgacctaaattataaattactcactgtgatataaaaaataatttatagattcTCACgataggccaaaataatagtttactctCTGAAATCAATTTCCATGCTGACAAATGCTAgtttaataaaaagagtaacccaattttctccaacttaatttgaaggaaaactttgtcgcaatttgttaacttaaatattgtttttatttgtttttcaatggttagaagatgtgaccgtcaaattctcgcaaaatgctccCAAATCGTGGCGAGGAGGGAGTTACGCAAAGAGcaaaattttggggataaaagagattatgttaatttactaaAACAGTATGACTTTGAGTGAGAGTTAATGTGTAATCTTAGTTGGTgtcctaaaatgatgtgaaaaatcatagttatcattttttaaagtcataaattaataataacatatgtcatgtttttattgggtatgataTGGCAAAATAACAGATTCTGTTAggttacttaacgaaaattgaattttattctCGCCTTCCATGATGAGGCCCGAGGATatgtaaaactttttttttttttaaatagaaaaacttGAGCANNNNNNNNNNNNNNNNNNNNaacttaatttgaaggaaaactttgtcgcaatttgttaacttaaatattgtttttatttatttttcaatggttagaagatgtgaccgtcaaattctcgcaaaatgctccCAAATC
This genomic interval from Corylus avellana chromosome ca3, CavTom2PMs-1.0 contains the following:
- the LOC132176654 gene encoding uncharacterized protein LOC132176654 gives rise to the protein MATAPVKSQPLHNFSLPFLKWGGKSHTNTTSRCRRTVSPVSSEPDSDYHDSDPPPPRVGSRSAGNRFGFSPCSVSDRPQKPERGESGSAEADDGGERKREAAEEEEAEAQKPWNLRPRKAVQRSGMMEIRAERAVGAVMAIPGVQLQQQSENAQPKSLRLRGIATESQSTEKRKFWVALSKEEIEEDIFVMTGSRPARRPRKRPKNVQKQLDNVFPGMWLVGTTADSYRIAEAPAKR